AACAATAAAGAAAATCGACCTATAACTGACAATGTCAGCCAAGAGACCCCCGACAAGCGGACCGATAACAGTTCCGGCGGCAGTAGCTGTTTGCAGCATCCCGATAGCGTATCCGGTTTTATCTTTTGGAGCGGTGGAAGATACCAAAGCCAGCGCAGATGGTATGAATCCACTAATTGCACCTTGTATCATTCTAAGTGCGAAAAGAAATTCGACATTTGGACTAAAACCAATCAACACCTGTGCGATTCCAAGTCCAAAGATTGCCCTCACAACCATTAACTTTCTTCCGTATCTGTCGCCCATCGCTCCCCAGAAAGGTGTAAAAAAAAATGAAAGCATAAACGGTGCGGCAAAGACAAGACCGCTCCATTTTGCAACAGCCTCGTCGCCGTTTACGCCGAGGTCACGTATAAAGAAGGGGAGGAAAGGGACGACTAAATTCATTCCGACCATAGCGAGAAATTGTGCAGACCAGATAGTGAATAAATTTTTTCGCCAAGTATCCATAAATTTCAAACCAAAGATAAGAAAAAGTTGATGGGGAAACAAAGATTGTTCTTCCTACTTTTTTATAGTATATTTACGTTCAGTTTTTGAAAGGTATATTTCTTTGTCCGTTTATATTATTCTAATAATCCAACAACTCATTGGCAGCGGAACACACATCGTATCCAAAGTGATGGTGGGCGATGTTGACCCTGTTACACTTACTTTGCTCCGCTCTTTAATTGCCGCCGTGGATTTCTTGATAATTTCTTTTTTCCGAAAAACGATCTTCAAGTTCGATAAGTCGGATTATCCGATGATTTTCTTCCTCTCGTTTGTAGCTATCTATCTTAATCAATTTGTTTTTTTATCCTCATTAAAATTTACTACACCGGCAAACGCTTCACTACTTTATGCAACAACTCCTACAATGGTTTTAATATTATCTTATTTCTTTCTTGGCGAAAAACTTACTCTTACAAAAAGTTTAGGTATCGGCATCGCTTTAATCGGAATTTTGTTGGTGGTATTTGAAAGAGGAATTAACCTAAGTTCAGAATATACGCTC
This genomic stretch from Bacteroidota bacterium harbors:
- a CDS encoding DMT family transporter; the encoded protein is MSVYIILIIQQLIGSGTHIVSKVMVGDVDPVTLTLLRSLIAAVDFLIISFFRKTIFKFDKSDYPMIFFLSFVAIYLNQFVFLSSLKFTTPANASLLYATTPTMVLILSYFFLGEKLTLTKSLGIGIALIGILLVVFERGINLSSEYTLGNLMLIGAVISWSVYTVFGKKLILKYGAFKTSSATMILGSVIFLPLGMFGVVNFDFSHLSTVDVGGILYLGLGTSLLGYGLWYYALGKIDTSKVAIFTNLQPVITTILSVVLLGTTITPIFVIGGVIAICGVILTQFG